Proteins from one Mycobacterium sp. EPa45 genomic window:
- a CDS encoding DMT family transporter gives MLQHALVVAAALAGAVFAAIGIVVRQRATMDVPADQGVSTMMVSTLLRRRLWWAGTASAVTGYAFQAVALAYGSLLLVAPLMVSALLFALPLSARLAHRRVSRAEWMWAVVLTLALAVFVLLARTKPGDYDGATLPAVVVAGISLLFVAGCLLIALRLSDWRRAILLAVGVGVLFGVVAVLTKLVMHIVREGNMVRLFTSPVLYVVLAVGVVATLLQQSAFHAGSLRASVPAMLVLEPVIAVLFGEVVLGEHLAVTKPVALVLAVAVGAMAAATIALGRDEGAWEEELEASAKNRPRG, from the coding sequence TTGCTGCAGCACGCACTCGTCGTGGCAGCCGCCCTTGCCGGTGCGGTGTTCGCCGCCATCGGCATCGTGGTCCGTCAGCGGGCCACCATGGACGTGCCCGCCGACCAAGGTGTCAGCACCATGATGGTGTCGACGTTGTTGCGGCGCCGGCTGTGGTGGGCCGGCACCGCCTCCGCGGTGACGGGCTACGCGTTCCAGGCGGTCGCGCTGGCTTATGGCTCGCTGCTGTTGGTCGCCCCGCTCATGGTGTCGGCGTTGCTGTTCGCGCTGCCGCTGAGCGCGCGGCTGGCCCACCGCCGGGTGTCCCGCGCCGAGTGGATGTGGGCCGTGGTGCTCACCCTCGCGCTGGCGGTATTCGTGTTGCTGGCCCGTACAAAGCCCGGTGACTACGACGGCGCGACGCTGCCTGCCGTGGTGGTGGCCGGGATCAGCCTGCTGTTCGTGGCGGGCTGCCTGCTGATAGCGCTGCGACTCTCGGACTGGCGGCGGGCGATCCTGCTGGCGGTTGGCGTCGGCGTCCTCTTCGGTGTGGTGGCCGTGCTGACCAAACTCGTCATGCACATCGTGCGTGAAGGCAACATGGTGCGGCTGTTCACCTCACCGGTGCTATACGTCGTCCTCGCCGTCGGTGTTGTCGCAACCCTGCTGCAGCAGTCGGCATTTCACGCCGGGTCGTTGCGCGCGTCGGTGCCGGCGATGCTGGTCCTGGAACCGGTGATCGCGGTGTTGTTCGGTGAGGTGGTCCTCGGGGAGCACCTCGCGGTCACCAAACCGGTAGCGCTGGTGCTGGCCGTCGCCGTCGGGGCCATGGCCGCTGCCACCATCGCACTCGGACGTGACGAGGGTGCGTGGGAAGAGGAGCTCGAAGCGAGCGCCAAGAACCGCCCGCGCGGCTAG
- a CDS encoding TIGR03618 family F420-dependent PPOX class oxidoreductase, translated as MLLNAAARALIGSGADATLVTLNPDGSPQVSLVWVALQRGEDGDELVVASLADRKKVRNVRRDGRVALTIISSEPGEVRRPYLAVTGTARIVEGGAPELLRQLASVMVSDDGVVFPPEDAPPGYLTRIRIDAVGGIGPWAP; from the coding sequence ATGTTGCTCAACGCCGCGGCACGCGCTCTGATCGGCTCCGGTGCCGACGCCACCTTGGTCACCCTCAATCCGGACGGCAGCCCACAGGTGTCATTGGTGTGGGTCGCACTGCAACGCGGTGAGGACGGCGACGAACTGGTCGTCGCAAGCCTGGCCGATCGCAAAAAGGTCCGCAACGTGCGCCGTGACGGCCGCGTCGCGCTGACCATCATCTCGAGCGAGCCGGGCGAAGTACGACGCCCCTATCTGGCGGTGACCGGCACAGCCCGCATCGTCGAGGGCGGGGCGCCCGAACTGCTGCGGCAACTCGCGTCGGTGATGGTCTCCGACGACGGCGTGGTGTTCCCACCCGAGGACGCGCCACCGGGATACCTCACCCGGATCCGGATCGACGCCGTCGGCGGCATCGGGCCCTGGGCGCCCTAG
- a CDS encoding HAD family phosphatase — protein MVALSSDPLTQIAGSPPGPAVGAFFDLDGTLVAGFTATAHASDRVRRGQARIGEVLGVIEASLRYKLGRMQFERLLVRAAGYLRGESLAELDEIGERLYAEQIAARVYPLMRDIVAAHRARGHTVVLSSSALTIHAEPVARALGITDVVCNTFELDGDGRLTGTITKPVVWGRQKAAAVQRFCESNGIDLARSYFYADGDEDAALMTLVGHPRPVNPRPGLAAKAAANDWPVLRLSLPGRRSSAANAMGHFPALGRAALGAAFGSLALRTRRRD, from the coding sequence GTGGTGGCGCTGTCATCGGATCCACTGACCCAGATCGCCGGAAGCCCCCCGGGCCCGGCGGTCGGTGCGTTCTTCGACCTGGACGGCACCTTGGTCGCCGGGTTCACCGCGACCGCGCACGCCAGCGACCGGGTCCGGCGGGGGCAGGCCAGGATCGGCGAGGTGCTCGGGGTGATCGAGGCCTCCCTGCGCTACAAGCTGGGCCGGATGCAGTTCGAGCGGCTGCTGGTCCGCGCCGCGGGCTATCTGCGCGGCGAATCACTGGCCGAGCTCGATGAGATCGGCGAGCGGCTCTACGCCGAACAGATCGCCGCGCGGGTGTATCCGCTGATGCGCGATATCGTCGCCGCACACCGGGCGCGCGGACACACGGTCGTGTTGAGCTCGTCAGCCCTGACCATCCATGCCGAGCCGGTGGCCCGCGCGCTGGGCATCACCGACGTCGTCTGCAACACCTTCGAACTCGACGGCGACGGCCGGTTGACCGGGACCATCACCAAGCCCGTCGTGTGGGGGCGACAGAAAGCCGCTGCGGTGCAACGGTTCTGCGAGTCCAACGGGATCGACCTGGCCCGCAGCTACTTCTACGCCGACGGCGACGAGGATGCCGCGCTGATGACGCTGGTCGGCCATCCGCGCCCGGTCAACCCGCGGCCGGGCCTGGCGGCGAAAGCTGCGGCGAACGACTGGCCGGTGCTGCGCTTGTCGCTTCCGGGCCGTCGCAGCAGCGCAGCCAATGCGATGGGCCACTTCCCCGCGCTGGGGCGCGCGGCCCTCGGCGCGGCGTTCGGGTCTCTGGCGCTGCGGACGCGCAGACGCGACTAG
- a CDS encoding glucose 1-dehydrogenase, with amino-acid sequence MGRVDDKVAIITGGAQGMGAADARMLVAEGAKVLIGDILDDKGKELADELGDAARYVHLDVSDADQWAAAVETAVTEFGKVNVLVNNAGIVQVAPLKSLDVERWKKVLDVNLTGALLGIKAVLEPMKAAGGGSIINVSSIEGMRGASWVHSYVASKWGLRGLTKSAALELASDNIRVNSVHPGFIRTPMTKHLPEDMVSAPLGRPGRPEEVATFIVFLASDESSFSTGSEYVVDGGLITDVPHRAMP; translated from the coding sequence ATCATCACCGGTGGCGCACAGGGGATGGGTGCCGCTGACGCGCGGATGCTGGTCGCCGAGGGCGCCAAGGTCCTCATCGGGGACATCCTCGATGACAAGGGCAAGGAGCTCGCCGACGAGTTGGGCGACGCCGCGCGCTATGTGCACCTCGACGTCAGCGACGCCGACCAGTGGGCGGCTGCCGTCGAGACCGCCGTCACCGAGTTCGGCAAGGTCAACGTGCTGGTCAACAACGCCGGCATCGTCCAGGTCGCGCCGCTGAAATCGCTCGACGTGGAGCGCTGGAAGAAGGTTCTCGACGTCAACCTGACCGGCGCGCTGCTCGGTATCAAAGCGGTGCTGGAGCCGATGAAGGCCGCCGGCGGCGGGTCGATCATCAACGTGTCCTCCATCGAGGGCATGCGCGGCGCCTCATGGGTGCACAGCTACGTGGCGTCCAAGTGGGGCCTGCGCGGCCTGACGAAATCGGCTGCGCTGGAACTGGCCTCGGACAACATCCGGGTCAACTCGGTGCACCCGGGCTTCATTCGCACACCGATGACCAAGCACCTGCCCGAGGACATGGTCAGTGCCCCGCTGGGCCGTCCGGGTCGGCCCGAGGAGGTTGCCACCTTCATCGTGTTCCTGGCCAGCGACGAGTCGTCGTTCTCCACCGGCTCGGAGTACGTCGTCGACGGCGGCCTGATCACCGACGTCCCACACCGGGCGATGCCCTAG